CCAAACGGAACTCCGTATCTTCTCAGTCTATCCCAAGTATTGAGTATTGCTTTAAAGACTCCGTGACCTCTTCTCCAATCTGTTTCACTCTCAAATCCCTCTACTGATATCGATATTGTTGCGTTTCCGAGTTCTGCAAGTTTCTTGGCCTTTTCTTCTGTTATAAGGATGCCGTTAGAATAAATCATGAAGTAGTGCTCATTGAATTCTTCCAGTATTTCCATCAAATGTGGCCAGTAGAAAGGCTCGCCACCGGTGATAACCCAGAAATAGATTCCAAGTTCTTCACCTTGCTTTAAAACGCTCCTTACCTCGTCTTTTGTAAGCTCGTATTTTCTACCGTAGAGACCTGCATAGCAACCAACACAATTTAAATTACAAGCGTACGTTGGACTTATAACTCCGAGTTTCGGTAAAACAACCTTATGCTCGTGCATCAACTTTTGTCTAAGAGGTTCTCCAATAGCAAACTCGTTGATGATAAGGTTGTTGATGATTTTTTCAACTGCTTTAGGCGAAGATTTTTGGAAAATTTCAATCCACTTCTTAATCATAGGATGCTCTTCTTGAGCCATCAACCCAAGTTTTTTGAGACCACTCTTTGCTGGTTCCTTGCTCAGAGCCGAAACGGTGAACAACAACTTCGCAAATGTTTGAGTGTCCGCTTTTCTAACTACCCCCGCAACCAACTTTCCAGCTTGATGATAAACCATACCCTTTAACCCACCAACCGACATACTTTTCCCCTCCTTTTGCCTTATAAAGTATATTCCATAAATTTTATTGACCGTTCAGTCAAATTTTACACCTTATCATTCAAGAAATGTGTTTCTATCACGTTACAATATAGTAACTTTTGATAACTCGTAGCACATCATGGAAAAATTTTGACTATAATTATAGTCAAGGAGGTCAACGTATGAGAGTAAAGCAGGATTTTTATTCTTTAGCTGAAGCCAAGGCAAAGTTCTCAAAAGTGGTTGACGATGCGTTTTCTAAGGACATAATAGTCACAAAAAATGGCAAGCCTGCAGTTGTAGTGATGTCTTACGAAAAGTATGCGAAGATTTTGGACTTTATCGATAAAGTATGGGACTTGTACTTGCTTGACCTCGGTGATCCATCCTTATTTAAAGAACTAAGACTGGAAGAAATTTTTGAGATTGAGGAAAATGAAAACAGTGAGAGTCACTAAAAAGAAGAGGAGGTATAACACGTATGGCACAGGTCAACCTTGAACACGTGTGGAAGATCTACGAAGGTAAGGTGGAAGCGGTTAAAGACGCAACTTTTACAGTAGAAGATAAGGAATTTGTAGTATTGTTGGGACCATCAGGTTGTGGAAAGACAACAACCCTCAGAATGATAGCCGGTCTGGAGGAAATCACGAAGGGAACTATTAAAATCGATGGAAGAGTTGTCAACGATGTAGAACCAAAGGACAGAGATATCGCCTTTGTTTTCCAAAACTACGCTCTTTATCCACACATGACGGTATATGAAAACATGGCTTTCGGTTTAAAACTCAGAAAGGTTCCAAAGGATGAAATTGAAAGACGCGTAAGAGAGGCTGCCAGAATTCTGGAAATCGAACACCTGCTTGATAGAAAACCGAGACAACTTTCCGGTGGTCAAAGGCAAAGGGTTGCAGTAGGTAGGGCTATCGTCAGAAATCCAAAGGTCTTCCTATTTGACGAACCTCTTTCAAACCTCGATGCAAAATTACGTGTTCAGATGAGGGCAGAGCTAAAGAAGCTGCACATGAGACTTGAAGCAACTATTGTTTACGTTACACACGACCAGGTTGAAGCAATGACTATGGCAGATAAGATAGTCATTATGAAAGACGGGGTCATTCAACAAATAGGAAATCCTTACGAAGTTTATAATAGACCTGCGAATATATTTGTCGCGGGGTTCATCGGAAGCCCATCGATGAACTTCATCCCTGGTAAAATCATCCGCGGTGAGGGCGGACTTTGGGTCAAGACAAGTGGTCTAAAACTAAAGGTTCCAACAGAATACGAAGACAAGTTGTCGAAGTACATCGACAAAGACATAATCTTTGGTATCAGACCTGAGAACATTTATGATAAGATGTTTGCAATTGCTCCGAAACCAGAAAACACAGCTGAGGTTATAGTTGATGTCGTTGAACCGCTTGGAAGTGAAACACTTTTACACGTAATAGCAGGAGAAGACAGATTGGTTGCAAGGGTTAACGCAAAGACGCAGGCAAAGGAAGATCAGAAAATCGATTTGGTCTTCGATATGACTACTATGCACATATTTGACAAAGAGACAGAAAAAGAAGTACTGCACTGGTAATAACATTTGCTAGAAATGAAACTGATTGTAGTGGCCGCCCGTATTTCGGGCGGCACATTTTAGAAAATATGCGTAGTTTTTGATGGGGGGATTCACTTTGCCGAATTTATATTTCTGTATTCCAAAAGATGATTCTGTGTATTTCGATGAGCACGAAGTCACCCATATGAAAGTGATGAGACTTAAAGAAGGTGAAATCATTGAAGCCACCGATGGGAACGGTGGGAAATACAAAGTTGTTCTTAAGAAGATAGATAAGTTATCCGCTCTTGGAAGTGTGATAAGTTACGAATTCGTTGAAAACACTGAAGGTAGGCTTGTCCTCTTTGCTCCATCTGGTCGCTGGGAAAGGTTAAGGTGGACAATTGAAAAAGCTGTCGAGTTAGGAGTTGATGAGATTTATGTATTCAACAACGAACGAGCATCAAGACACTACGAGGACAAACAAGAAAAATTGGAACTTGTTGTAAGGGAAGCTGCGAAACAGTGTGTTCGATACAATTTTCCCTCGATTAAGCCTATAGAGTTCTTGGACATATTTTCTCTAGCTCCAGAAAGCACATACATACTTGATTTTAAGGGGCGGAAAATTCCAAAGAGGATTTCAAAAAACGTTGGTCTCATCGCAGGTCCGGAAGGCGGATTTAGTCGCAAGGAACTTGCCTTACTGAAAAAGCACTTTAAAAGCATATGCCTCGGGAAAAAGATTCTAAGATTTGAAACAGCTATAATTCTTGCCACAGGTGTGTTCAGTATGAAACTTGGAAAGATATAGATAAGTGCACTAATCTTAGATTTTTAATTCAAGAATTTGGTAAGTCACCCATATTTCACCCACCCTGCATGCAGGTTTTGAGCTTGTTGGGGCGAATTGGTGTGCTCAAAACCAAATCTTCCTGAAAGGTTGCCCACCAAGTAACATTTCCATTTCATCATGTAACATGTTCCAACAAATTTATCTGAATCTCCCAGGTGATAATCAATAATTGTGAATTACTAGAAATTCTAGAACTAGTATTTACTTGAAAAAGTTTTCTTCTGTTTTCTTTAGGTTCATCAATTTTGGATTTTTCAGACTAACAGGTATAATCTAAACGATTATTTCTGAGAAAGAAAAAATTAATAAGAGCCAGTAGATTTGACAAAATCTATTAAACTTAAACGGGGGATGTACTGTGACAAAAAAACTTAACCCTGTATCTATGAAAAGAGAAAATAAAAGAACCATTCTTCGATACCTCATGGAGAAAGGTCAGGCAAGTCGTGCTGAACTCTCTAGGGAAACGGGGCTCGCTCAAAGTGCTGTTTGGAGAATAATAGGTGAGCTTGAAAATGAGGGATTACTTGAGGTTAGGGGTGTATCCACTAGTGTTGGGAGAAGTTCAATACTCTACGGACCAACTCGGTCTTTTGTAACGTCCGTTGTTTACAACGTAGAGATCTTCGAGACGCTTGTTGGTGTTGGATACCTCGACGGTTCGTGGGATATTGTGGACAGTTTTAAGACGGAGAGAGAGTTTGAGAAGTTCAGAGAAAAAGTCGTGAACAGTTTTGATAAGCTTACAAAAGAATATCCACTTAACGCGACTGTTTCAAAAGTTGTCTTTTCGCTTCCCGGGATTGTGAATTACGAGAACAAGACGCTCATGTGTGCCCCTAATCTTGATTGGAAGAATATAGATTTTAAAAAGGTATTTGATACCTTGGGTGTAGAAGTTCTTATTGAGAATGATGCAAATCTTTCAATGCTTGCTGAACGGTTCTTTTCGCAAGATATCAAGCACTCAAAGGTAGCGTTTTTCCTTTATTTTGGTGAAGGAATCGGCGGTGCAATTTTGGTGAACGGGAACATTGTGCGAGGTCGAAATTCTGCAGCCGGCGAAATAGGTCATGTTGCGGTCAACGGCGTAGAACTTGAAAAATACCTTTCACCGGCAAGATTAGTTAGTACCTTCGAAAAAATTATCAGTCATACTAAGGTTACTAATAGAACTTTGCAGGAAAGATTTTGCCATCTGACAAAACTGTGGAAGGATGGTAACAAGGAGGTAAAGAGTTTTGTAGAAAGGTATATCCATCACTTAGCTCTTACACTAAGGAACATCATTTACTTTATCAACCCGGACGTTATCGTGTTAGGAGGCCTGATTAACAACATATACAGAACTTTTGGGAATTTCATTGAAGATGAACTTTACAAATCGTTGGATAAGGATATGTTCAATGCGGTTATAAGAGACACTGTTTTTGAGAACGTTCCACCCTCTTTGGTTGGCGCGAATGTGCTGGTTCTCGAGCATTTCTTGCGAACGTTGTAAAGTGTTTTCGGTTTCTCACATCACTTTTGGGGAGGTGTTTGTATGAGACGTTTGGGTACTTTTTTTCTTTTGTTGGTAGTTGTTTCGTTAAGCTTGGCTGCAGTAACACTGCCACGAGAGGAAACTGTTTACATTGCGGGTGCATTGTGGGGACCTGCAACAACTTGGAATCTTTACGCAGCACAGTCAACGTGGGGAACAGATCAGTTCTTGTTCTTGCCAGCTTTTCAGTATGACCTTGGTAGAGATGCTTGGATTCCAGTTATTGCTGAGAAGTATGAGTTTGTGAACAGTACAACACTGAGAATTTACATCCGCAAAGAAGCGAAGTGGAGTGATGGAAGAGACATCACATCAGAGGACTTCATGTACACATTCCAACTCACGAAAGAACTCGGTATAGGTCCTGGAGCAGGATGGGACAACTACGTTGAATCCATAAACCGTATAGGAGCGAAAGTTGTAGAATTCAAGGCAAAGACAAAACCACTTAACTACTTCCAATTCCTCTCTTACGCACTCGGTGCACAACCAATGCCAAAACATGTTTATGAAGGTCTCAAAGCGAAGAAAATCAACATTGGAGATTGGGCAAACGACAAACCATCAGAACAAGTCGTTTCCGGCCCTTACAAAATCTATTTCTACACCCCTGATATAGTGGTATACCAAAGAATCGACAACTGGTGGGGTAAAGATATTTTTGGACTTCCACGACCCAAGTACATCGCTCACGTAATTTACAAAGACAATCCAGCTGCAACATTGGCCATTGAAAGAGGAGACGTAGACTGGGCAGGATTGTTCATACCAAGCGTTTGGGAAATGTGGCAAAAGAAGAACCTTCCAGTAGGAACGTGGTACAAATCAAAACCGTACTTCTTACCAGATGGTGTCGGGTTTGTTTATTTGAACAACACAAAGCCAGGACTCTCTGACCCGGCAGTGAGAAAAGCTATCGCATACGCTATCCCATACGATGACATGCTAGAAAAGGCGTATTTCGGATACGGAAGCCAAGCTCATCCTTCGTTTGTTATTGACCTCTTTGAACCGAATAAGCAATACATCAATTACGACCTCTGGAAAAAGACATTTGGAACAGCAGATGGAAGACCAGAATATGACCTTGACAAGGCAAAGAAAATACTTGACGAAGCAGGATACAAGGTTGGTAAAGATGGTATCCGAGTTGGACCAGATGGAAAGAGGCTGTCTTACACGATCTCGGTTCCATACGGTTGGACAGACTGGATGATGATGTGTGAATTGATAGCTAAGAGTTTAAAACAAATAGGTATTGAAGTTACTACAGAATTTCCAGACTTCTCAGTATGGGCTGATAGAATGACAAAGGGAACGTTCGATATGATTATTTCCTGGAGCGTTGGACCAAGCTTTGATCATCCGTTCAACATCTATAGATTCGTTCTTGACAAGAGGCTTTCAGCACCAGTAGGAGAAGTTACATGGGCAGGAGATTGGGAACGCTACGATAATGACGAGATTGTAAAGCTTCTTGATACAGCAGTTTCTACACTCGATCCAACAGTAAGAAAGAACGCTTACTTCAGAATCCAAGAAATAATTGCCAAAGATATGCCTTCTATACCTGCATTCTATACTGCCCACTGGTACGAATATTCGACAAAGTACTGGGTCAACTGGCCGAACCAAGATAGGCCATACTGGTTCAGACCAGCTCCATGGCATGCGGATACGTGGCCAGTTCTTTTCGGAATTTCACCAGCCAAAAACCCACAACCAATTCCAAAATGGCTCGAAACAACAGACAAGGGCGGAATTGAAATACCAACATCAAAGATCTTCAAAGACCTTCAATCCGCAAAGAAATAGTTTGTAAAACTGTCCGGTCCCCGAAAGGGGGCCGGTTTGTAAAGCACGGTTCTAAACAAGTGAGTAAAATAAAGTCAAGGAGTGATAGATAGGATGAAATTTAAACCGATGCTTAAATTTATTGGAAGAAGATTTCTGTTCCTCTTATTAACGTACATAGTTGCAACCACTATTGTATTTATACTTCCTCGTGCAATTCCAGGTAACCCACTTTCTCAGCTTTTGTCGAATTTGTCCCGAGTTGCTCAAGCAAACCCTGAATCAATAAGAGCAGCAGAAAAGGTGTTACTTGAACAGTTTGGAACCGACAAGCCCGTCATTGTTCAATATTTTAGCTTCATATCGAAGGCCTTGCAAGGGGATTTGGGAACCTCGATAACATATTATCCAAGGAAGGTAATAGATTTAATTGTACCGGTTATCCCATGGACTTTGTTCTTGTTACTTCCAGCAACATTAACCGCATGGTGGCTTGGTAACCGACTTGGAGCAATTGCAGGATACAAAAGAAACACGTGGATAGACAAATGGGTCTTGACTTCATCGATGATTCTCTCGCAGGTTCCTTACTACTGGCTTGGAATGATTTTCATATACCTGTTCGGCGTGAAGTTAGGATGGTTCCCAGTTAGTGGTGCCTACTCTCAGGGAACAATACCAAGTCTTACTTGGAAGTTTTTTGTTGACGTGTTAAGACATTATATAATGCCGTTCGCATCGATTGTGATATCCGCCATGGGTGGATGGGCAATTGGAATGAGAGTGATGATTGTTTACGAGCTTGGAAGCGATTACGCGTTATTTTCAGAGTACTTAGGTATGGAAGACAGAAGGATATTCAAGTATGCTTACAGGAATTCTTTACTACCTCAAATCACCGGACTTGCGTTAAGCTTAGGTGGAGCGTTAGGTGGAGCATTGATAACGGAAATAGTTTTCAATTACCCTGGAACGGGATATTTACTTTTCAAAGGGCTCACAACTCTCGACTACCCGATGATACAAGGAATATTTGTCATACTCATAGCTTCTATATACCTTGCGAACTTTGTAGTTGACTTTGTGTATGCTTTAATAGATCCAAGGATAAGACTTGGTCAGGAGGAATGAATATGCTGTTGACAATGATAAGACCACTTTTTAAGAATAAAAAGTTTATTATTGGAATGATTATCTTTTTACTCTTTCTTTTAACAGGACTTTTAGGTCCGTATTTCTACAAAGTTGATCCCACTGAGATGTCATGGGATTACGAGCAGGCACCGTCTGCTAAGCACCCTTTGGGAACAGACACCTATGGTAGAGATATCTTGGCTCAACTTCTCTACGGCATTCGTGCTTCATTGTACATCGGTTTCTTTGCAGCTCTAATCTCATTGGTGATAGGCTCAATAATAGGAAGCTTGGCTGCTGTTAAGAGAGGAATCATTGACGACGTTTTGATGGCAATAACCAACATCGTTCTAACAACACCATCTATACTGGTCGCCATATTAATTGCCAGCTACCTTCGTTTTAGAAGTCTGGAAGTTGTAGCGGTTATCCTTGGACTTTTCCAATGGCCATGGTACGCAAGAGCAATAAGAGCTCAGTTGATGAGTGTAATGTCTCGCGAGTATGTCTACCTTTCGAGAATGGCTGGATATTCAGATCTGAGGCTGGTTATCGAAGACCTGCTCCCAACGATAGCAACTTATGCCTTCATGTCTTTTGTGTTGTTCATCAACGGTGGAATAATGGGCGAAGCCGGTTTGAGCTTGATAGGTCTTGGACCTACACAAGGCATATCGTTAGGTCTGATGCTTCAGTGGTCGGTGTTAATGGATGGTATAAGAAGAGGCCTTTGGTGGTGGTTCGTCCCACCCGGAATAGCAATTGTTGCGGTAACAGCTTCTTTGATGGTCATAAGTACCACGATGGATGAAGTTTTCAATCCACGTTTGAGGGAGGAATAAGCGTGAAAGAAGTGCTATTAAAGGTTGAAAATGCAAAAGCTTATTATAAATTGGAAAAGGCCACGGTAAGAGCGGTTGACGATGTGTCTTTTGAAATACACGAAGGTGAAGTTATCGGTATAGTGGGGGAATCAGGATCCGGAAAGACAACACTCTCAAACCTTATTTTCATGAACATGCTAAAACCACTGACGTTGGTTGATGGAAAAGTGTTTCTAAAGGTGAATGGGAAATTCGAGGAAATTTCTTCAATGTCAAGAGAAGAGGTAAAACGCAAGTTCTGGGGTAAAGATATAACTATCATCCCACAAAGTGCTATGAACGCGTTGATGCCCACAATTAAAATGTCGAAATACGTTGAACATTTGGCACAGTCACACAACATTGAACCAAATGACCTAGTAAAAAAAGCGGAGGAACGATTCAAAGAAGTTGGACTCAATCCTTTGTGGCTGAACAGATATCCATTCGAATTGAGCGGCGGCATGAGGCAAAGGGCAGTTATCGCTTTAGCAACGCTACTAAATCCGAAGTTGCTTGTTGCCGATGAACCGACATCTGCACTTGATGTCGTCAATCAAAAAGTCTTACTTCAAGTTCTGATGCAACTGAAAAGGGCAGAAATCGTTAAGAGCATAGTCTTCATCACACACGATATTGCAACCATCAGGCAGATAGCTGACAGAATGATCGTTATGTATGCAGGAAAGATCGTAGAGTTTTCTGAAATGGAGAAAATATTGGAAAAACCTCTCCATCCGTACACAACGGGACTCTTGAATTCCGTTTTGACACCTGAACCAGAGATAAGAACAAGAGGCATCAGCATGATCCCTGGTGCGCCTGCAAACCTTATAAATCCACCATCTGGTTGCAGATTTCATCCAAGATGTCCATATGCAATGGATATATGTAAGGAGAAAGAACCAAAGCTTGTCGAGGTTGAACCAGGTAGAAAAGTCGCATGTTTTCTCCACCAGGAGGCGAATAGAGTATGAGCAGACTTTTAGTAGAGAATCTAACAAAGACGTTTGCAGTAGGCTTTTTTTCAAAAAGATACATCCACGCAGTAAATAACGTCTCTTTTGAAGTAAAGGAGAGAGAAATCGTATCGCTGGTTGGAGAAAGCGGTTCCGGTAAGACAACTACCGCGAAGATGATCCTCAGACTTTTTCCACCAACAAGCGGGAGGATTGTTTTTGAAGGAAAGGACATATGGAAGGATATAAAAAAGCAGGAAGAGTTAAGATGGTTCAGAAGAAAAGTTCATGCGGTCTTTCAGG
The DNA window shown above is from Fervidobacterium changbaicum and carries:
- a CDS encoding radical SAM protein yields the protein MSVGGLKGMVYHQAGKLVAGVVRKADTQTFAKLLFTVSALSKEPAKSGLKKLGLMAQEEHPMIKKWIEIFQKSSPKAVEKIINNLIINEFAIGEPLRQKLMHEHKVVLPKLGVISPTYACNLNCVGCYAGLYGRKYELTKDEVRSVLKQGEELGIYFWVITGGEPFYWPHLMEILEEFNEHYFMIYSNGILITEEKAKKLAELGNATISISVEGFESETDWRRGHGVFKAILNTWDRLRRYGVPFGASVTATRMNHDIIMKDEFWDFLEKNGVEYVWIYQFMPVGQDPVMDLVPTPKQRYERFFKTEQMRLSGRFAFVADFWNHGFLTHGCLSAGAKYFHVNAKGYVEPCVFQQFAVDSIREKTLLEIFKSPFFEAYKRAIPFSNNLFRPCPIIDNPKVFRAMVKNFNAIPQHEGSEKTITELAPELDKLAEEWKQYADKLWYEYGYVERYPVNRGIYNYETRMKRYANKEEALKVDKKMAL
- a CDS encoding type II toxin-antitoxin system Phd/YefM family antitoxin, whose amino-acid sequence is MRVKQDFYSLAEAKAKFSKVVDDAFSKDIIVTKNGKPAVVVMSYEKYAKILDFIDKVWDLYLLDLGDPSLFKELRLEEIFEIEENENSESH
- a CDS encoding ABC transporter ATP-binding protein — encoded protein: MAQVNLEHVWKIYEGKVEAVKDATFTVEDKEFVVLLGPSGCGKTTTLRMIAGLEEITKGTIKIDGRVVNDVEPKDRDIAFVFQNYALYPHMTVYENMAFGLKLRKVPKDEIERRVREAARILEIEHLLDRKPRQLSGGQRQRVAVGRAIVRNPKVFLFDEPLSNLDAKLRVQMRAELKKLHMRLEATIVYVTHDQVEAMTMADKIVIMKDGVIQQIGNPYEVYNRPANIFVAGFIGSPSMNFIPGKIIRGEGGLWVKTSGLKLKVPTEYEDKLSKYIDKDIIFGIRPENIYDKMFAIAPKPENTAEVIVDVVEPLGSETLLHVIAGEDRLVARVNAKTQAKEDQKIDLVFDMTTMHIFDKETEKEVLHW
- a CDS encoding 16S rRNA (uracil(1498)-N(3))-methyltransferase codes for the protein MPNLYFCIPKDDSVYFDEHEVTHMKVMRLKEGEIIEATDGNGGKYKVVLKKIDKLSALGSVISYEFVENTEGRLVLFAPSGRWERLRWTIEKAVELGVDEIYVFNNERASRHYEDKQEKLELVVREAAKQCVRYNFPSIKPIEFLDIFSLAPESTYILDFKGRKIPKRISKNVGLIAGPEGGFSRKELALLKKHFKSICLGKKILRFETAIILATGVFSMKLGKI
- a CDS encoding ROK family transcriptional regulator: MTKKLNPVSMKRENKRTILRYLMEKGQASRAELSRETGLAQSAVWRIIGELENEGLLEVRGVSTSVGRSSILYGPTRSFVTSVVYNVEIFETLVGVGYLDGSWDIVDSFKTEREFEKFREKVVNSFDKLTKEYPLNATVSKVVFSLPGIVNYENKTLMCAPNLDWKNIDFKKVFDTLGVEVLIENDANLSMLAERFFSQDIKHSKVAFFLYFGEGIGGAILVNGNIVRGRNSAAGEIGHVAVNGVELEKYLSPARLVSTFEKIISHTKVTNRTLQERFCHLTKLWKDGNKEVKSFVERYIHHLALTLRNIIYFINPDVIVLGGLINNIYRTFGNFIEDELYKSLDKDMFNAVIRDTVFENVPPSLVGANVLVLEHFLRTL
- a CDS encoding ABC transporter substrate-binding protein; this translates as MRRLGTFFLLLVVVSLSLAAVTLPREETVYIAGALWGPATTWNLYAAQSTWGTDQFLFLPAFQYDLGRDAWIPVIAEKYEFVNSTTLRIYIRKEAKWSDGRDITSEDFMYTFQLTKELGIGPGAGWDNYVESINRIGAKVVEFKAKTKPLNYFQFLSYALGAQPMPKHVYEGLKAKKINIGDWANDKPSEQVVSGPYKIYFYTPDIVVYQRIDNWWGKDIFGLPRPKYIAHVIYKDNPAATLAIERGDVDWAGLFIPSVWEMWQKKNLPVGTWYKSKPYFLPDGVGFVYLNNTKPGLSDPAVRKAIAYAIPYDDMLEKAYFGYGSQAHPSFVIDLFEPNKQYINYDLWKKTFGTADGRPEYDLDKAKKILDEAGYKVGKDGIRVGPDGKRLSYTISVPYGWTDWMMMCELIAKSLKQIGIEVTTEFPDFSVWADRMTKGTFDMIISWSVGPSFDHPFNIYRFVLDKRLSAPVGEVTWAGDWERYDNDEIVKLLDTAVSTLDPTVRKNAYFRIQEIIAKDMPSIPAFYTAHWYEYSTKYWVNWPNQDRPYWFRPAPWHADTWPVLFGISPAKNPQPIPKWLETTDKGGIEIPTSKIFKDLQSAKK
- a CDS encoding ABC transporter permease, with the protein product MKFKPMLKFIGRRFLFLLLTYIVATTIVFILPRAIPGNPLSQLLSNLSRVAQANPESIRAAEKVLLEQFGTDKPVIVQYFSFISKALQGDLGTSITYYPRKVIDLIVPVIPWTLFLLLPATLTAWWLGNRLGAIAGYKRNTWIDKWVLTSSMILSQVPYYWLGMIFIYLFGVKLGWFPVSGAYSQGTIPSLTWKFFVDVLRHYIMPFASIVISAMGGWAIGMRVMIVYELGSDYALFSEYLGMEDRRIFKYAYRNSLLPQITGLALSLGGALGGALITEIVFNYPGTGYLLFKGLTTLDYPMIQGIFVILIASIYLANFVVDFVYALIDPRIRLGQEE
- a CDS encoding ABC transporter permease, which encodes MLLTMIRPLFKNKKFIIGMIIFLLFLLTGLLGPYFYKVDPTEMSWDYEQAPSAKHPLGTDTYGRDILAQLLYGIRASLYIGFFAALISLVIGSIIGSLAAVKRGIIDDVLMAITNIVLTTPSILVAILIASYLRFRSLEVVAVILGLFQWPWYARAIRAQLMSVMSREYVYLSRMAGYSDLRLVIEDLLPTIATYAFMSFVLFINGGIMGEAGLSLIGLGPTQGISLGLMLQWSVLMDGIRRGLWWWFVPPGIAIVAVTASLMVISTTMDEVFNPRLREE
- a CDS encoding ABC transporter ATP-binding protein, translated to MKEVLLKVENAKAYYKLEKATVRAVDDVSFEIHEGEVIGIVGESGSGKTTLSNLIFMNMLKPLTLVDGKVFLKVNGKFEEISSMSREEVKRKFWGKDITIIPQSAMNALMPTIKMSKYVEHLAQSHNIEPNDLVKKAEERFKEVGLNPLWLNRYPFELSGGMRQRAVIALATLLNPKLLVADEPTSALDVVNQKVLLQVLMQLKRAEIVKSIVFITHDIATIRQIADRMIVMYAGKIVEFSEMEKILEKPLHPYTTGLLNSVLTPEPEIRTRGISMIPGAPANLINPPSGCRFHPRCPYAMDICKEKEPKLVEVEPGRKVACFLHQEANRV